The Desulfovibrio subterraneus nucleotide sequence CGGGCTTCTGGTACTGGGGGTCTATCTGACCTTCCGCGTGCTGGACTTTCCCGACCTCACTGTCGACGGCTCGCTGCCGCTCGGCGCGGCTGTTTCCTCAGTTGCCATTACTGCTGGGATCAATCCCTATCTTTCTCTGCTCATGGCCATGGGAGCCGGATTTCTGGCAGGCATGGTCACGGGCATTCTGAACACCAAGTTCAAGATTCTGCATCTGCTTGCCTCCATTCTGACCATGATCGCGCTCTATTCCATCAATATCCGCATCATGGGCAAGCCCAACCTCACCCTGCTGGGTACAGACACCGTGCTGGATTCCGTAAGCAACCTCGGCCTGCCCCCGCACATGTCCGCACCGCTGCTCTTTGCCTGCTTCTGTGCCGTTGCCGTGGTCGCCCTTGTCTGGTTCCTGCACACGGAACTGGGGCTCACCCTGCTCGCCACCGGTGACAATGCGCAGATGATCACCGCGCAAGGGGTAAACACGCACACGGTCATCATCTTCGGTGTGGGCCTTTCCAACGCCCTTGCCGCCCTGTCCGGCGCGCTGGTCGCCCAGAATCAGGGCGCTGCCGACGTGAACATGGGCGTGGGCACCATTGTGGCCGGTCTTGCCTCGGTCATTGTCGGCGAAACACTTTTCGGCTGCCGCAGCGTGGCCCGCGCCATGATCGCGGCCATTCTCGGGTCCGTGGCCTACCGTCTTGCCATTGCGCTGGCACTGGGCCTCAAGCTGGGCAGTTTCTCCTTCACCCCCAGTGACCTGAACCTCATCACGGCCATTCTGGTCATCGCAGCCCTTGTTTCACCCCAGCTGAAAAGCCGGTTCAGGAAGTAAGCCATGCTGGTACTCGACAACATCACCAAGTATTTCAACAGAGGCACCATCAACGAGGTGCTTGCGCTGAACAACCTGAACCTGACGGTAAATGAAGGCGACTTCATAACCGTCATCGGCTCCAACGGCGCAGGAAAATCCACAACCCTCACCTGTGTTGCGGGCGGGTTCAAGCCGGACACCGGTGCCATACGCATCAACAACGAAGACATCACCGACTGGCCGGAATATCGCCGTGCGGCCTTTATCGGCCGCGTGTTTCAAGACCCGCTCAAGGGTACCTGCGCATCGGCTTCCATTGAGCAGAACATGGCACTGGCCCTGAAGCGCGGCAAACCGCGCGGGCTTTCCAAAGGGGTGAAGGACAAAGACCGCCCGTGGTTCCGCGAACAGCTTGCCACGCTCGGCCTCGGCCTTGAAAACCGCCTCAAGGACACAGCCGGTCTGCTCTCCGGCGGGCAGCGTCAGGCGCTGACCATGCTCATGGCAACCATGGTGCGTCCCGACATCCTGCTGCTCGACGAGCACACGGCTGCGCTGGACCCCAAGACCGCCAACCAGATTCTGGAACTGACCCACACCATAGTCGAAACCCAGCACCTCACCACCCTCATGGTCACGCACAACATGCATCAGGCCCTCACCTTCGGGAACCGCCTCATCATGCTGGACCGCGGAGAGGTCATTCTGGATGTTGCCGGCGAGGAAAAGAAGAATCTCACCGTGGACAACCTGCTGCAGCGCTTCTATGCCCTGCGGGGCGAAGCCATGGGTTCGGACAGGCTGCTGCTCGGCTAGCCGCAGCGCCATGCAGCCCAAGGTGCTGAGAAACACTGTGGGCAAAAACATTTCTGATAGTTTTGGCCCGCCGGGCAGGAACCTAACGTTCCTGCACCTCGTGCAAGCGATACCGTTCCGTTTTTGGCGTCAGTTCCGGCTTAATGGAGTCTGGTTTTGCAAGAAACCTGAGTTTATCGTTATAATCTGAAGGCCGCTTTCCCGTGGGGGATAGCGGCCTTTTCATTCTTTGCCACCGGCACCAAACTGGATCGCGTCCACCACGTCGCTACGGTGTGCTCGGCTGGAGCGCTGCCATACGCCGTAAGTGGACAATCATGGAGTTCTTCCGGTGATGCCGTTGCACGGGCAGCAAACCATTTCCATCCCGCTCTGTTCCTTTGCGCAAATTTCTGGCATACCGGAATTACCATGCAACACATCACCGTTACCGATCACACCGGCGAAAGCAGGATAATCCCTCTGAAGCAATCAGACGGTCTCACTCTGGCACAACACATTTACACCAGCGGCAGCTTCTGCGCTCCGGCGCTTTGCTCCGGACTTGCACGATGCGGTCGTTGCCGAATGCGTTTCACGGAAAACGCCCCCCTGCCCAAGGGCGAAGATGCTCTGTATTTCTCGGATGCGGAACTGCAGGAAGGCTGGCGTCTCGGTTGCCATCACATGCCGGAACCCGACATGTGCATCACCCTGCCCGAACTGCCCTCGCGCAAGCGTCCGGCTATCTCTCCGGTACCGGCAACCGCAGACAAGCTCAGGTTTGCGGTAGATATAGGCACCACCTCGCTGCATTGGTCCCTGCTTGACAGCGACCGCCGCGTTGCCTCGGGGCAGGAACTCAACCCGCAGCTGGGTGCAGGCAGCGAGGTCATGTCGCGTCTTGCCTTTGCCCGCAACGGAGAGGGCGCGGCCATTCTGCAGCGGCTGGTAACAGACAGGCTGCGCACCCTGCTGGCAAACGCCGGAGCGGATGTGACGGAATGCTGCATTGCCGCCAACTCGGTCATGACCTACCTGCTGCTCGGCAAATCCACCACCTGCCTCGCCTCGGCCCCCTATTCGCTCGGCTACACAGGCGGGCGTGTTGAAACCCTTGAAAATTTGCCGCCCGTCTATATTCCGCCGTTGCCTGCCCCCTTTGTGGGGGGAGACCTTTCCGCCGGAATGCAGGCAGTGCTGGAGCGCAGCCCTGCATACCCCTTCCTGCTGGCAGACCTTGGCACCAACGGAGAGTTTGTGCTTGCCCTGTCACCGGATGAGGCACTCGTCACCAGCGTGGCGCTCGGTCCCGCACTGGAAGGCATTGGCCTGACCTTCGGCACCGTGGCGCAGGCTGGCGTCATTACCCGCTTCACCATGACGCCCAAAGGACTGCAGGGTGTTGCCCTGCCCCATTCACCGGATGGCCCCCCGCCCGTAAAGGGCATAAGCGGCACCGGCTATCTCTCGCTAGTCCATGCGCTGATCAAGTGCGGCCTGCTGCAACGGGACGGCCGTTTTGCCGAACCGCCCTACACGAATCCGCTGGCTGCGCGCCTTGCCGCTCAGATAGACAACCGGTACGGAGAAAAACGCTTCATGCTGCAGGATGACATGTACCTGCTGGCAAGCGATGTGGAGGAGATCCTCAAGGTCAAGGCGGCCTTCACGCTTGCCTACGAGCGGCTTCTTTCCGAAGCTGGCCTGAGCACCGCAGACATACGCACCCTGTATCTTGCCGGTGCGCTCGGCGAACATGCCGACACCGCCGACCTTGAAGGGCTGGGATTCCTGCCCGAAGGAATGGGTGCCCGTGTCTCAAGCCTTGGCAACACCTCGCTGCGCGGAGCGGAACTATTCCTTGTTGACCCCGCAAGGCGCGGTATGGCAGAAGTCTGGACCGCAGCCGTGCGCCACGTGGACCTGACCACCGACCCGGCATTTACCCAAAACTTCACGCATCACATGCGTTTTATATTTTCATGAAAAATTGCCTCTCCCTCCCTGCGTTGCCGTTACGCGAACAGCTTGCCGCCTATGAAGGTGTTCTGCGCACCGTATTGTCCCTCAAGCAAGCACATCGCAAAGAGCTGCACTACGCTGTTGCCGATCTTTCCCGCTCTCTGACCACAGAGCGCGGCGGAATGAAGGTGAACTACTGGTCCACGCCGCGCAACACTTCTGCCTACCTGCATTTCTACCTGCCGTGGAACCTGTACCGTCTGGCCTGGCTGCTGCCCAATCTGGACCTGAACCTTGAAGACGGTGACACCGTGCTCGACCTCGGGTCCGGCCCGCTCACGCTGGTGCAGGGTATGTGGCTCGCGCGCCCTGAACTGCGCACCAAGAAGCTCACCTTCATATGTTCCGATATTGCCCCCAAACCCATGGAAACCGGCCGCAAGCTGCTGGAAACCATGATGGGCATGCCCGCTTCGCAAAGCCCGTGGAAGATAGTGCTGGAACGAACCGCGCTGGAAAAGACCCTGCGCAACCACTATGGCAGAGTGCGTCTTGTGAGCGGAGCCAACGTGCTGAACGAACTGCGTTCCGGAAGAGGCCAGACGCTCGAAGAACGCATGGACGAGCTTGCACTGGCCATGACCAATGCCTGTACCGACAACGGCGAAGTACTGTTTGTAGAACCCGGCACCCGTCTGGGCGGAAAAATGGTGTCGCTGCTGCGTATGGGCCTTATGGAACACGGCATGCTCCCGCAGGCTCCCTGCCCGCACGACATGTTCTGCCCCATGCTGGATCAGCAGAGCTCCGGCTGGTGCCACTTCAACGCATCAGCCGAAAATGCTCCCGCATGGCTCATGGACCTGACCAACCGCGCCCGCATGGAACGCCGCAACATAAGCCTGAGCTTCATGCATGCGGCCCGTACGCAACCGCAGTATGATACCGACATGGTCAGGGTTCTTTCCGATCCCATACGCCTGCCGGAAGCGACAGAATCGGCACGCTACGCCTGTTCCTCGCGCGGGCTTGCACTGGTGCACAAGGCTTTCCACTTCCAGAGCGGCTGCGCCCTGCAGATACAGTGGCCGGATAAACCCGTCATCGATGCCAAATCGCGCGCACAGGTGGCCTATCC carries:
- a CDS encoding ABC transporter permease codes for the protein MTWYAFYGALEQGFVYGLLVLGVYLTFRVLDFPDLTVDGSLPLGAAVSSVAITAGINPYLSLLMAMGAGFLAGMVTGILNTKFKILHLLASILTMIALYSINIRIMGKPNLTLLGTDTVLDSVSNLGLPPHMSAPLLFACFCAVAVVALVWFLHTELGLTLLATGDNAQMITAQGVNTHTVIIFGVGLSNALAALSGALVAQNQGAADVNMGVGTIVAGLASVIVGETLFGCRSVARAMIAAILGSVAYRLAIALALGLKLGSFSFTPSDLNLITAILVIAALVSPQLKSRFRK
- a CDS encoding ABC transporter ATP-binding protein — translated: MLVLDNITKYFNRGTINEVLALNNLNLTVNEGDFITVIGSNGAGKSTTLTCVAGGFKPDTGAIRINNEDITDWPEYRRAAFIGRVFQDPLKGTCASASIEQNMALALKRGKPRGLSKGVKDKDRPWFREQLATLGLGLENRLKDTAGLLSGGQRQALTMLMATMVRPDILLLDEHTAALDPKTANQILELTHTIVETQHLTTLMVTHNMHQALTFGNRLIMLDRGEVILDVAGEEKKNLTVDNLLQRFYALRGEAMGSDRLLLG
- a CDS encoding ASKHA domain-containing protein, with product MQHITVTDHTGESRIIPLKQSDGLTLAQHIYTSGSFCAPALCSGLARCGRCRMRFTENAPLPKGEDALYFSDAELQEGWRLGCHHMPEPDMCITLPELPSRKRPAISPVPATADKLRFAVDIGTTSLHWSLLDSDRRVASGQELNPQLGAGSEVMSRLAFARNGEGAAILQRLVTDRLRTLLANAGADVTECCIAANSVMTYLLLGKSTTCLASAPYSLGYTGGRVETLENLPPVYIPPLPAPFVGGDLSAGMQAVLERSPAYPFLLADLGTNGEFVLALSPDEALVTSVALGPALEGIGLTFGTVAQAGVITRFTMTPKGLQGVALPHSPDGPPPVKGISGTGYLSLVHALIKCGLLQRDGRFAEPPYTNPLAARLAAQIDNRYGEKRFMLQDDMYLLASDVEEILKVKAAFTLAYERLLSEAGLSTADIRTLYLAGALGEHADTADLEGLGFLPEGMGARVSSLGNTSLRGAELFLVDPARRGMAEVWTAAVRHVDLTTDPAFTQNFTHHMRFIFS
- a CDS encoding small ribosomal subunit Rsm22 family protein gives rise to the protein MKNCLSLPALPLREQLAAYEGVLRTVLSLKQAHRKELHYAVADLSRSLTTERGGMKVNYWSTPRNTSAYLHFYLPWNLYRLAWLLPNLDLNLEDGDTVLDLGSGPLTLVQGMWLARPELRTKKLTFICSDIAPKPMETGRKLLETMMGMPASQSPWKIVLERTALEKTLRNHYGRVRLVSGANVLNELRSGRGQTLEERMDELALAMTNACTDNGEVLFVEPGTRLGGKMVSLLRMGLMEHGMLPQAPCPHDMFCPMLDQQSSGWCHFNASAENAPAWLMDLTNRARMERRNISLSFMHAARTQPQYDTDMVRVLSDPIRLPEATESARYACSSRGLALVHKAFHFQSGCALQIQWPDKPVIDAKSRAQVAYPAKR